One Niabella beijingensis DNA window includes the following coding sequences:
- a CDS encoding multiheme c-type cytochrome → MRWGHHKKTILVLSSILLFFLGSLVVVRCSQPDKKKDRETVNEYVGDAACISCHKSEHDQWKLSDHFKAMQPANDSTVLGDFNNASYTADGVTSRFFKKDGRFFINTEGPDGKNHDYEIKYTFGYYPLQQYLVQFDKGRMQATRQSWNSKDKKWFQQYAGQKIAANDWLHWTGNGQNWNTMCAECHSTDLKKNYNAEADTYNTTYSALTVSCEACHGPAKQHIDYINGSAYKDGDKQPGSYLRAPRNSSQLSEIQTCFPCHARKGNISADLKNSNEILDDYLPEIPTTEFFHADGQADDEDYTYASFLQSKMYKHGVKCSNCHNPHTGKLLIAGNGVCLQCHDKKYDAPTHTFHAVNTAGAECKNCHMPGKFYMGNDWRNDHTFRVPRPDLSVKYGTPNACNNCHTSRSAAWAETAVNKWFGPDRAYHFAEDLIPGSSMDAGSQAHLLKLLQDTATPAIIQATAVHYLSGLPGGDHPDRSVLQQLNHKDAQVRYRAVTGLNNFAPALWRDPIQELLTDKVRAVRIAAANLVLSANDADLIAGLGTAYTNALAELNNYVLYQTDFASGNIMAADYYLKLKNYQKAESFYLKGLQKDPQMNYARLNLSTVYNITGNNQAALQTLEDAARIDPKNDRVYFNLALLYNELNQPENVEKSLKKAIDLKTLNPRVYYNYAILLQQRQQYKEAEQQYLHGLQLAPADADINYALCVLHLQQQNPAAAMPYAATLKKYYPGDQRFFQLWQQLGML, encoded by the coding sequence ATGAGGTGGGGGCATCATAAAAAGACCATTCTTGTACTTTCTTCTATCCTGCTCTTTTTTTTGGGCAGCCTGGTCGTCGTGCGCTGTTCCCAGCCCGACAAAAAAAAAGACAGGGAAACGGTCAATGAATATGTAGGAGATGCCGCCTGTATCAGTTGTCATAAGAGCGAACACGATCAATGGAAACTGTCGGATCATTTTAAGGCCATGCAGCCTGCCAACGATTCTACCGTGTTGGGAGATTTCAATAATGCTTCTTACACCGCCGATGGCGTCACCTCCCGGTTCTTTAAAAAAGACGGCCGGTTTTTTATCAATACAGAAGGCCCCGACGGGAAGAACCATGATTATGAAATCAAATACACATTTGGATACTACCCCCTTCAGCAATACCTGGTGCAGTTCGACAAGGGCCGCATGCAGGCCACCCGTCAATCCTGGAACAGCAAGGATAAAAAATGGTTCCAGCAGTATGCAGGACAAAAAATAGCTGCCAACGACTGGCTGCACTGGACGGGTAACGGACAAAACTGGAACACCATGTGTGCTGAGTGCCACAGCACCGACCTCAAAAAGAACTATAATGCTGAAGCAGATACGTATAATACCACCTACAGCGCATTAACAGTAAGCTGCGAAGCCTGTCATGGTCCGGCCAAACAGCATATTGATTATATCAACGGCAGCGCTTACAAGGATGGCGATAAACAACCCGGTTCCTATTTAAGGGCGCCCCGGAACAGCAGCCAGCTCTCAGAAATACAGACCTGCTTCCCCTGCCATGCCCGCAAAGGCAATATCAGCGCGGATCTGAAGAACAGCAATGAGATCCTGGACGATTATCTTCCCGAGATCCCCACAACGGAATTTTTTCATGCAGACGGACAGGCCGATGACGAAGACTACACCTATGCCTCTTTTCTTCAAAGCAAAATGTATAAGCACGGTGTAAAATGCAGCAACTGTCATAACCCGCACACGGGTAAGCTGCTGATCGCAGGGAATGGCGTTTGCCTGCAGTGCCATGATAAGAAATACGACGCTCCCACCCATACCTTCCATGCGGTGAACACGGCAGGCGCTGAATGTAAGAACTGCCACATGCCGGGTAAATTCTATATGGGCAACGACTGGCGGAACGACCATACTTTCCGTGTTCCGCGACCGGACCTTTCTGTAAAATACGGTACCCCCAATGCCTGCAATAACTGTCATACGAGCCGGTCCGCAGCCTGGGCAGAAACTGCCGTAAATAAATGGTTCGGTCCCGACCGGGCGTATCATTTTGCAGAGGACCTGATCCCCGGAAGCAGCATGGATGCCGGCAGTCAGGCCCACCTGTTGAAATTATTACAGGATACTGCCACACCGGCCATCATACAGGCAACTGCGGTGCATTATCTGTCTGGCCTGCCGGGAGGCGATCATCCTGACAGAAGCGTGTTGCAACAGCTGAACCATAAAGATGCCCAGGTCCGTTACCGCGCGGTTACCGGGTTAAATAATTTCGCTCCTGCCCTGTGGCGGGATCCCATTCAAGAGCTGCTTACCGATAAGGTACGCGCCGTGCGCATTGCTGCCGCCAACCTGGTATTGAGCGCCAATGATGCCGACCTGATCGCCGGGCTGGGTACCGCGTATACCAATGCCCTTGCAGAATTAAACAATTATGTGCTGTATCAGACAGACTTTGCCTCAGGTAATATCATGGCGGCTGATTATTATCTAAAACTTAAAAACTACCAGAAGGCCGAATCCTTTTACCTGAAAGGGCTGCAGAAGGACCCGCAGATGAACTATGCCCGGCTGAACCTCTCCACTGTTTATAATATTACGGGCAACAACCAGGCGGCCCTGCAAACACTGGAAGACGCAGCACGCATTGACCCCAAAAACGACCGGGTCTATTTTAACCTGGCATTGCTGTATAACGAGCTGAATCAGCCGGAAAATGTAGAAAAAAGCCTGAAAAAGGCCATTGATCTCAAAACGCTCAATCCGCGGGTCTATTATAATTACGCGATCCTGCTGCAGCAACGGCAGCAATACAAGGAAGCAGAACAACAATATTTACACGGACTACAGCTGGCACCTGCGGACGCAGACATCAATTATGCGCTTTGTGTGCTGCACCTGCAGCAGCAAAACCCCGCCGCTGCCATGCCCTATGCTGCTACGCTTAAAAAGTATTATCCCGGTGACCAGCGCTTCTTCCAGCTTTGGCAACAACTGGGCATGTTATAA
- the aqpZ gene encoding aquaporin Z, which translates to MKVTAVSKFFAELLGTMVLVLMGCGSAVIAGADGTTGVGLLGIAFAFGLSVVAMAYAIGHISGCHINPAISIAMVAAGRMKAGEAAYYILAQIIGAIIGAALLSLIASGKVDYMGGLGQNGYGEFSPQKYSLQSGLIAEIMFTFIFLLVILGATSTKNIHGGFAGLSIGLSLVLIHIVGIPVTGVSVNPARSIGPALLKGGEALSQVWLFIVAPIAGAILAAVVWNLLLERPERKAV; encoded by the coding sequence ATGAAGGTAACTGCTGTATCTAAGTTTTTCGCCGAACTGCTCGGGACGATGGTCTTGGTGCTTATGGGATGCGGAAGCGCTGTAATTGCCGGTGCTGACGGAACGACGGGCGTTGGCCTGTTGGGAATTGCCTTTGCTTTCGGGTTAAGTGTGGTCGCTATGGCATATGCTATCGGTCACATATCCGGATGTCATATCAATCCGGCCATTTCGATTGCCATGGTTGCTGCCGGTCGTATGAAAGCCGGGGAGGCTGCCTATTACATCCTGGCACAGATTATCGGTGCCATTATCGGAGCTGCTCTGCTGTCACTGATCGCCAGCGGTAAGGTTGACTATATGGGCGGACTGGGACAGAACGGATATGGCGAATTCTCTCCGCAGAAGTATTCCCTTCAGAGCGGGCTGATTGCCGAGATCATGTTTACGTTTATTTTCCTTCTGGTGATCCTGGGTGCCACTTCCACTAAGAATATCCATGGAGGTTTTGCCGGCCTTAGCATCGGGCTCAGCCTGGTACTGATCCATATTGTGGGAATACCCGTAACTGGGGTTTCTGTGAATCCAGCGCGGAGTATCGGCCCTGCCCTGCTTAAAGGCGGAGAGGCATTAAGTCAGGTATGGTTGTTTATAGTAGCACCCATAGCCGGAGCGATCCTGGCGGCCGTGGTATGGAACCTGCTGCTGGAGCGACCTGAGCGAAAAGCGGTCTGA
- a CDS encoding vWA domain-containing protein has product MIYDWLQNIKFIWPENFIFLAIIPFLIAQYVKNGKRARSAILTSGLQLKIPGTFKTRFRHLPFILRLIAIACLVTALARPQHQQDLSRSEGEGIDIMLVMDVSGSMLTQDIKPRRFTVAKEVAIDFVKNRPTDRIGLVIFSGEAFTKVPLTPDKATLLNQLNDLKVMDGGYLEPGTLIGEGLATAVNRISKGSSKTKVIILLTDGKEDAPPTRIIDPNMALEIAKSHNVRVYCIGLGVSEFTEEQMASGVRNFLDEDLLKKIAGQTGGQYYHAIDKSSLQAIYNQINKLEKTKVEVIRYKQTEEMFLPLALAALALLLLEMVLRYTVFKRFP; this is encoded by the coding sequence ATGATTTACGACTGGTTGCAAAATATTAAGTTTATCTGGCCGGAGAATTTTATTTTTCTGGCGATCATTCCGTTTTTGATAGCCCAGTATGTTAAGAACGGAAAACGGGCCAGAAGTGCCATTCTTACTTCGGGTCTGCAGCTTAAAATTCCCGGTACATTTAAAACAAGGTTCCGGCACCTGCCCTTCATACTGCGTCTTATTGCTATTGCCTGCCTGGTTACTGCGCTGGCCCGGCCGCAACACCAGCAGGATCTTTCACGCAGTGAGGGAGAGGGGATTGATATTATGCTGGTGATGGACGTAAGCGGAAGCATGCTTACCCAGGATATAAAACCGCGGCGCTTTACTGTGGCAAAAGAAGTGGCGATCGATTTTGTAAAGAACCGCCCTACCGACCGGATCGGCCTGGTCATTTTTTCCGGAGAAGCCTTTACCAAGGTGCCGCTTACACCAGACAAAGCTACCTTGCTCAACCAGCTGAATGATCTCAAAGTGATGGATGGCGGATACCTGGAGCCCGGAACGCTGATCGGTGAGGGACTGGCGACCGCAGTGAACCGGATCAGCAAGGGCAGCAGCAAGACCAAAGTGATCATATTACTCACCGATGGAAAAGAGGATGCACCGCCTACCCGTATCATTGATCCGAACATGGCCCTGGAGATCGCCAAGTCTCATAATGTCCGGGTGTATTGTATCGGCCTGGGTGTAAGTGAATTTACCGAAGAGCAAATGGCCTCCGGCGTGCGGAATTTTCTGGATGAAGACCTCCTGAAAAAGATCGCCGGTCAAACGGGCGGCCAATATTATCATGCAATAGACAAGTCTTCGTTGCAGGCGATTTATAACCAGATCAACAAACTTGAAAAAACAAAAGTGGAAGTGATCCGGTACAAACAAACGGAAGAAATGTTCCTGCCGCTGGCGCTGGCTGCACTGGCTTTATTGCTGCTTGAAATGGTGCTTCGCTATACCGTATTCAAACGGTTCCCCTGA
- a CDS encoding DUF58 domain-containing protein yields MRTREEILKKVRELEIKSKRLATELFSGEYHSAFKGKGMSFKEVREYTPGDDVRFIDWNVSARIGHPYSKIFEEERELTVMLLIDISRSGLFGTSYGRKRDVAAEIAAVLSFSAVANADKVGAVFYSDRIEMYVPPKKGRQHALFIVREMLGIAPSGRGTSTAAAIRFLTNAMKQSCIAFVLSDFIDSNYEDALRVAGKKHDLIGIKLYDRMDKELPDAGLIQLMDAETGELQWVDSGNAFVRRKYEEEFFRITAYCAAVFKKANSDLLHLKTGDDYINVLRRFFKSRVKGSIK; encoded by the coding sequence GTGCGAACACGTGAAGAAATATTAAAGAAAGTACGGGAGCTGGAAATCAAAAGCAAGAGGCTGGCAACAGAGCTTTTTTCCGGGGAGTACCATAGTGCGTTCAAGGGAAAGGGAATGTCGTTTAAGGAGGTTCGCGAGTATACCCCGGGCGATGATGTCCGTTTTATCGACTGGAACGTATCTGCCCGCATCGGTCATCCTTACAGCAAAATTTTTGAGGAGGAGCGGGAGCTGACGGTAATGTTGCTGATCGATATCAGCCGGAGCGGTTTGTTCGGAACTTCTTATGGTCGTAAACGCGATGTGGCTGCAGAGATTGCAGCGGTGTTGTCCTTTTCGGCGGTAGCCAATGCCGATAAGGTGGGTGCGGTATTCTACAGCGACCGCATCGAAATGTATGTTCCGCCAAAAAAGGGAAGGCAACATGCGTTGTTTATAGTAAGGGAAATGCTGGGCATAGCGCCTTCCGGCAGGGGAACAAGCACTGCAGCGGCCATCCGCTTTTTGACCAATGCGATGAAACAAAGCTGTATCGCTTTTGTATTGAGCGATTTTATCGACTCCAACTATGAAGATGCCTTGCGTGTTGCCGGAAAAAAACATGATCTGATCGGTATTAAATTATACGATCGCATGGATAAGGAACTGCCGGATGCAGGACTGATCCAGCTGATGGACGCGGAGACGGGCGAGCTGCAATGGGTGGACTCCGGAAATGCCTTTGTGCGCAGGAAATATGAAGAGGAATTTTTCAGGATCACCGCTTATTGCGCGGCCGTGTTTAAAAAAGCCAACAGTGATCTGCTGCACCTGAAAACCGGTGACGATTATATCAATGTACTCAGGCGTTTTTTTAAGAGCCGTGTAAAAGGAAGTATTAAATAA
- a CDS encoding AAA family ATPase translates to MAKTGEEIRQLNERIVGAGYFVDVLRQEIGQVIVGQHHMLDRLLIGLLSNGHVLLEGVPGLAKTLTIKSLATAIQAAFNRIQFTPDLLPADVIGTLIYNQQQNEFVVRKGPIFANFILADEINRAPAKVQSALLEAMQERQVTIGEHTYKLDDPFLVLATQNPLEQEGTYPLPEAQVDRFIMKVIVRYPEMQEEQLILRYNVQGEKLPPIRPVVSIQEILNAKTLVREIYLDEKVERYILDIVFATRYPGRYQLEKLAPLISYGASPRGSINLALAGKAQAFLNKRGFVIPEDIRSVVYDVLRHRIGLTYEAEAENIAAENIIDEVLKAVNVP, encoded by the coding sequence ATGGCAAAAACGGGAGAAGAAATACGTCAGTTAAATGAAAGGATCGTAGGGGCCGGCTACTTTGTAGATGTTTTGAGGCAGGAGATCGGTCAGGTAATTGTAGGGCAGCATCATATGCTCGACCGGTTGCTGATCGGTTTGCTGAGCAACGGGCATGTATTGCTGGAAGGGGTTCCGGGGCTGGCAAAAACGCTTACCATCAAATCACTGGCAACTGCAATACAGGCTGCCTTTAACAGGATCCAGTTCACCCCCGATCTGCTTCCGGCGGATGTGATCGGGACGCTGATCTATAACCAGCAGCAAAATGAATTTGTGGTGCGTAAAGGCCCCATTTTCGCCAACTTTATCCTGGCGGATGAGATCAACCGTGCCCCGGCTAAAGTACAGTCTGCATTACTGGAAGCCATGCAGGAGCGGCAGGTAACCATTGGTGAACACACCTATAAGCTGGACGATCCGTTCCTGGTACTGGCAACACAGAATCCCCTGGAGCAGGAGGGTACCTATCCGCTGCCGGAAGCCCAGGTGGACCGCTTTATTATGAAAGTGATCGTTCGTTACCCGGAGATGCAGGAAGAACAATTGATCCTACGGTACAATGTACAGGGGGAAAAGCTGCCTCCGATCCGGCCGGTGGTTAGCATCCAGGAGATCTTAAATGCCAAGACCCTGGTGCGCGAAATCTATCTTGACGAAAAAGTAGAGCGGTATATACTGGACATTGTTTTTGCTACCCGTTACCCGGGCCGCTACCAGCTGGAAAAGCTGGCGCCGCTGATCTCCTACGGGGCATCTCCCCGGGGCAGTATTAACCTCGCACTGGCGGGCAAGGCCCAGGCGTTCTTAAACAAGCGCGGGTTTGTGATCCCCGAGGACATCCGGAGTGTGGTATACGATGTGCTGCGGCACCGGATCGGGCTCACCTATGAGGCAGAAGCGGAAAATATAGCCGCAGAGAATATTATTGATGAAGTGCTTAAAGCGGTGAATGTGCCGTAG